The Podospora pseudocomata strain CBS 415.72m chromosome 3, whole genome shotgun sequence genome window below encodes:
- the DPH1 gene encoding Diphthamide biosynthesis protein 1 (BUSCO:EOG09261X9E; COG:J; EggNog:ENOG503NUF2) produces the protein MEEDRALVDVGIAADIEASQPPPPQNVVKQPKKRFVGRRTAAEAAAKNSSSNASSSIEDSGAIQVAQPRRAPRLLNQVPPEILNDPALKSAISLLPSNYSFEIPKTIHRIRSLSAKRVALQMPEGLLLFATTISDILTQFCPGIETLIMGDVTYGACCIDDYTARAMGCDLLVHYAHSCLIPVDVTKIKTLYVFVDISIDTTHLLASLERNFSPGKTIALVGTIQFNATIHGVKSTLEKAGFNIIVPQIAPLSKGEILGCTSPNLSTYTTDPVDLILYLGDGHFHLESIMIHNPSIPAYRYDPYSRKLTHEVYGHDEMQGLRRQAIKTAKTAKKWGLILGSLGRQGNPHTLSLIEEKLTKMGIPFVNLLLSEIFPGKLGMMSGEGEVECWVQVACPRLSIDWGYAFPRPLLTPYEALVALNEKEDWGSGAYPMDYYGREGLGRTKPLAV, from the exons ATGGAGGAAGACAGAGCTCTTGTGGATGTGGGCATCGCAGCCGATATCGAGGCcagtcaaccaccaccacctcaaaatGTAGTCAAACAGCCAAAGAAGCGATTCGTCGGCAGACGgaccgccgccgaggccgccgCAAAGAACAGTTCAAGCAatgcttcatcatccatTGAAGACAGCGGAGCTATCCAAG TGGCCCAACCAAGGAGAGCCCCCAGACTCCTCAACCAAGTCCCCCCCGAAATCCTCAACGACCCCGCCCTCAAGtccgccatctccctcctcccttcaAACTACTCCTTTGAAATCCCCAAAACCATCCATCGCATCCGCTCCCTCTCGGCCAAAAGAGTAGCCCTCCAAATGCCCGaaggcctcctcctcttcgccaccaccatctccgacATCCTCACCCAGTTCTGCCCCGGCATCGAAACTCTCATCATGGGCGACGTCACGTACGGCGCCTGCTGCATAGACGACTACACCGCCCGCGCCATGGGCTGCGACCTCCTAGTCCACTACGCCCACTCTTGCCTCATCCCGGTAGACgtcaccaagatcaagacccTCTACGTCTTTGTCGACATCTCCATCGACACGacccacctcctcgcctcgCTGGAGCGTAACTTCTCCCCCGGCAAAACCATCGCTCTGGTAGGCACAATCCAATTCAACGCCACCATCCACGGGGTCAAGTCCACGCTCGAGAAAGCCGGGTTCAACATCATCGTCCCTCAGATTGCCCCGTTGTCAAAGGGGGAGATATTGGGGtgcacctcccccaacctgTCAACGTACACGACCGACCCGGTAGATCTGATCCTTTACCTCGGTGACGGGCACTTTCACCTCGAGTCGATCATGATTCACAACCCTTCCATCCCGGCCTACCGGTACGACCCTTACTCGAGGAAACTCACTCATGAAGTCTACGGTCACGACGAGATGCAGGGTTTGCGGAGGCAAGCGATTAAGACAGCGAAAACGGCCAAGAAGTGGGGGTTGATTCTCGGGTCGTTGGGGAGGCAGGGGAACCCGCATACGTTGTCTCTAATAGAGGAGAAGCTGACAAAGATGGGGATTCCGTTTGTGAATTTGTTGCTGAGTGAGATTTTTCCTGGGAAGCTGGGGATGATGagcggggaaggggaggtggagtgCTGGGTGCAGGTTGCTTGTCCACGGTTGAGTATCGATTGGGGGTATGCGTTTCCTAGGCCGCTGCTGACGCCGTATGAGGCGCTTGTGGCGTTGAATGAGAAGGAGGATTGGGGAAGTGGTGCGTACCCGATGGATTAttatgggagggaggggttaGGGAGGACGAAGCCTTTGGCTGTTTGA
- a CDS encoding hypothetical protein (COG:E; EggNog:ENOG503NWM8) — MSTSVQLHPSALTSPDHPVVHSPLPQLLQTPHGLALLELQGTINLTQSESGELIQIGQLIM; from the exons ATGTCCACATCTGTTCAACTACACCCATCAGCCCTCACTTCCCCTGACCACCCAGTTGTCCACTCTCCACTCCCACAACTCTTACAAACACCACATGGCCTTGCGCTGCTGGAGTTACAAGGGACgatcaacctcacccagtCAGAGTCTGGGGAGCTAATCCAGATAGGACAATTG ATTATGTAG
- a CDS encoding hypothetical protein (EggNog:ENOG503NX9D), with protein MSVGTDKMETTVSVPVAREGAPTAMMDEPTSLSVEPPKPSPKDETVKYEAVDGRPSEIKKPESPIVETPVQQKPLDKRTELDGHNLQEDELHEELTPPPDSPTDTASIEDHPDGAAENPAEDTTEDLVDDDLMSVVSSLPVDETQDLMSVDSSPVIHNLEDEIVVGTKANRKLPVNQDKSDITDVNMDPSAILTGKRKRTSTYYADSIQDDSPGPHEGRVKARPAKTHGSGGVKGVIIGYWRDSQVENEADKHSVIGFIDSRDRLRTRIQTTTRDKRQVDQRYPIPPGPGGSWVIFEKIVFEDHLVGLNHHMIKEFVKIRADNLGENESPEERNTADKAAAELAVERVTTNPPPETANQPLIAYGAVIPDPATLPSRPESKKRKVTGSFTSAQLEPAPPPQQPAEALPGTRPTRIVLGYWKQSSEDDPIEKHAVYGILGANDMFRIRLAKETRDGRVIADGNFPSGPGALWITWDALEFEPHLKGLSRHEVKEYCRVRQHQLDQGEAPEDRARNEIQAVQEAQKRAALNIAAGTSVTKNDVEISIEGANGVTHGLASGSPASKTNEPRRQTGLRGRHSLPNPEFGVANRKSSSAIAQIERTHELARHGIEKVEKAQARIDQRASSTATPRESSATPANRRELFSENISRLNNVWASQEATRIRNEGQGYEGDVLMNGTIRYERKQTGPFKGILVSQPFLIQIDGEDYVEYRVLTKPSF; from the exons ATGTCAGTTGGAACAGACAAGATGGAGACTACCGTCTCTGTGCCTGTTGCGAGAGAAGGTGCCCCAACTGCCATGATGGATGAGCCTACATCATTATCGGTTGAACCGCCAAAGCCATCACCCAAGGACGAGACTGTCAAATATGAAGCAGTTGATGG TCGTCCCAGtgagatcaagaagccaGAATCGCCCATTGTTGAGACTCCAGTTCAGCAAAAGCCTTTGGACAA ACGTACCGAGCTGGACGGGCACAATCTCCAAGAGGACGAACTTCACGAAGAGctcacccccccaccagATTCTCCAACAGATACTGCTAGTATTGAGGATCATCCTGACGGCGCTGCTGAGAACCCTGCCGAAGACACGACAGAGGACTTGGTTGATGACGATCTTATGAGTGTCGTTTCGAGCCTTCCCGTCGACGAAACTCAGGATCTCATGAGTGTCGATTCGAGCCCTGTCATTCATAACCTGGAAGACGAGATCGTCGTTGGCACCAAAGCCAACAGGAAGCTGCCTGTCAACCAGGATAAATCCGATATAACTGACGTCAACATGGATCCATCTGCGATTCTTACCGGCAAGCGCAAGCGGACTTCCACTTACTATGCTGACTCTATCCAAGACGACAGCCCTGGTCCTCACGAAGGTCGTGTCAAAGCCCGGCCTGCCAAGACTCATGGTTCTGGAGGCGTCAAAGGTGTCATCATTGGATATTGGCGCGATTCTCAGGTCGAAAATGAGGCTGATAAGCATTCCGTGATCGGCTTCATTGACTCGAGGGATCGCCTTAGAACCAGAATCCAGACAACTACCCGCGACAAACGTCAGGTTGATCAACGTTACCCGATCCCCCCTGGCCCCGGTGGGAGTTGGGTCATCTTCGAGAAGATAGTCTTTGAAGACCACCTTGTTGGTCTCAATCATCACATGATCAAGGAGTTTGTCAAGATCCGCGCCGATAATCTTGGCGAGAACGAGAGCCCCGAGGAGCGCAACACAGCCGACAAAGCAGCTGCCGAGCTCGCGGTTGAGAgagtcaccaccaaccctccccccgaAACGGCCAACCAACCTCTCATTGCTTACGGCGCTGTGATACCCGATCCTGCCACCCTTCCCAGCCGTCCCGAGTCCAAGAAACGAAAGGTCACAGGATCCTTTACTTCAGCCCAGCTAGAgcctgcccccccccctcaacagcccGCGGAGGCCCTTCCGGGAACCCGGCCAACTCGCATCGTTTTGGGATACTGGAAACAATCCAGTGAAGATGACCCGATTGAGAAGCACGCGGTTTACGGTATCCTGGGTGCTAATGACATGTTCAGGATCAGGCTTGCGAAGGAGACTCGCGATGGTAGAGTGATCGCTGATGGCAACTTCCCTAGTGGGCCTGGTGCACTGTGGATCACCTGGGACGCTCTCGAGTTTGAACCTCACCTCAAAGGTCTCTCCCGCCATGAGGTCAAGGAATATTGCAGGGTtcgccagcaccagctcgACCAGGGTGAGGCACCTGAGGACCGCGCGCGAAACGAGATACAAGCCGTCCAAGAGGCTCAGAAGCGTGCTGCTTTGAACATCGCCGCGGGGACCTCCGTCACTAAGAACGACGTTGAGATCTCGATCGAGGGAGCTAATGGCGTCACTCATGGTCTTGCTTCCGGCTCGCCTGCCTCAAAGACCAACGAGCCTCGTCGTCAAACTGGGCTCCGCGGCCGACACTCACTCCCTAATCCCGAGTTCGGAGTTGCTAACCGCAAGTCATCGTCGGCCATCGCCCAGATCGAGAGGACTCATGAGCTTGCCCGTCACGGGATTGAAAAGGTTGAGAAGGCGCAGGCTCGCATTGATCAGCGTgccagcagcaccgccaCGCCCCGAGAGTCATCGGCCACCCCAGCCAACCGCAGAGAGCTTTTCAGTGAAAACATCTCTCGCTTGAACAACGTTTGGGCCAGTCAAGAGGCCACACGCATCCGTAACGAGGGCCAAGGCTACGAAGGAGACGTCCTGATGAACGGTACCATCAGGTACGAGCGAAAGCAAACCGGCCCGTTCAAGGGCATTCTGGTCAGCCAACCCTTCCTGATCCAGATAGACGGGGAGGATTACGTGGAGTACCGCGTCCTCACGAAGCCGAGCTTCTAG
- a CDS encoding hypothetical protein (COG:S; EggNog:ENOG503NZ3F) codes for MNNTAATVRISGPPNSSFLVGYPGISATLPRIVGKVEIRPGAGYTAPVQISMVRICLQRRETIHPAAENMARRHLGTPRRETVDLVGKEVLLFRCVSGKEAESVIAMDLPFQIFIPFGRGGEEVNRRIPPASIQLASRIAETYYELVVTVQQGSSMQNRYAFPIPLQRYDTLSTFGMYNRPESKVVTADNIVTLGISLPKWSYGPLDPITVYIKLAPNPDWLNKARKVTIQKITLAIEEEITFNPEGDEPTKKVSKIAKHTQQVGTKIPETGYVTNLGLVFPARDLRDSEGIVKRGKPGFPLYEVTSFTTTSILYKIEFFLTIKAHLTSARDITLRQPIVICPMDQQACKEEMDAIEQAAKDASHVDPNNPKLPDRTIILAHDREAIRYLGLCEVGGMKKMLIE; via the exons ATGAATAATACAGCTGCGACTGTGAGGATATCCGGGCCTCCAAACAGTAGCTTTCTGGTTGGCTACCCGGGCATCTCGGCGACCCTG CCCAGGATAGTAGGCAAAGTCGAAATTCGGCCGGGTGCAGGCTATACAGCGCCAGTGCAAATATCCATGGTTCGCATATGCTTACAGCGACGAGAAACGATACATCCAGCGGCGGAAAACATGGCGCGGAGGCATCTGGGCACCCCGAGACGAGAGACGGTCGATTTAGTAGGGAAGGAAGTGCTGCTGTTCCGGTGCGTGTCGGGAAAAGAGGCCGAGAGCGTGATTGCGATGGATCTTCCGTTCCAAATATTCATCCCTTTCGGACggggcggcgaagaagtaAACCGGCGCATTCCTCCAGCAAGCATCCAACTAGCCAGCCGAATCGCCGAAACCTATTATGAGCTGGTGGTCACAGTCCAACAAGGCTCGAGCATGCAAAACCGATACGCGTTCCCAATACCTCTTCAACGATACGACACCCTCTCCACATTCGGCATGTACAACCGCCCAGAAAGCAAGGTGGTGACGGCGGACAACATTGTGACGTTGGGGATTTCGCTGCCAAAGTGGAGTTATGGGCCATTAGATCCCATAACGGTGTACATTAAGCTCGCGCCAAATCCGGACTGGCTGAACAAGGCGCGGAAGGTGACGATACAAAAGATTACGCTGGccatcgaggaggagatcacATTCAACCCGGAAGGAGACGAGCCAACGAAGAAGGTCAGCAAAATCGCCAAACACACGCAGCAGGTAGGGACCAAGATCCCGGAAACTGGATATGTTACCAACTTGGGGCTCGTGTTTCCTGCGCGAGACCTTAGGGATTCGGAGGGTATTGTGAAAAGGGGCAAGCCGGGATTTCCGCTATATGAGGTCACCAGCTTTACGACGACGTCGATACTGTACAAAATTGAATTCTTTCTGACGATCAAG GCACATCTAACATCTGCCCGCGATATCACATTACGGCAACCAATTGTGATTTGTCCAATGGACCAACAGGCTTGCAAGGAGGAAATGGATGCTATTGAGCAAGCAGCGAAAGACGCCTCACATGTCGACCCAAATAACCCAAAGCTGCCGGATCGAACGATCATCTTGGCACACGATAGGGAGGCCATTCGGTATCTGGGGCTGTGCGAAGTTGgagggatgaagaagatgctgATCGAATAA
- the SEN54 gene encoding tRNA-splicing endonuclease subunit sen54 (BUSCO:EOG09263AZP; EggNog:ENOG503NYW2; COG:J): MALDDDDNPALAAPPPTANTTTATPDAPAEETAEDLLEDEGAAAQDFRVFASLFKKNTHISAQTIRKGEKDFESHGTQLQADTLEQSRAAMQEVLSYTRIHSGANLVRGWYFPSWWADYEEGEEWQDSKAEDGKKERKPFGHIRDRVVILEGSSTSTQNLGRAVTGQAKDRPGRGRDWLLPEEALYLVERGSLDLWWPTKEFGEIFPPPPAAPVEREAPQPENTDVDPSTQPTGASEDKEDEYADGFPLSLQAAYALLIGLDGTRGKISLQKFQVYSNLKRCGYNVLRAPPNPPNPNQSSYRLNITIKNFFSSLLPSFTPSPPKSGPLLKPGLYRSYNQIFSQLSLIERHIPSPVLPLPLPSIAPYEIHFLVWKSSQKWTKLRHPSPDFYLSVVDAQESEVPQMEEILGLLEQTPWAPPKREWEGNHGRLYARLKNGWRNVLMAVVDHGVINYMRWGEGGFGQERIYERFDGRNGSYRGGKRGWGNQGRGGRGGRGGGRGRGRGRGRGG, translated from the coding sequence ATGgccctcgacgacgacgataacCCCGCCCTTgcggcccctcctcccacagcaAACACAACCACCGCAACCCCAGACGCCCCAGCTGAAGAAACCGCCGAAGACCTCCTCGAAGACGAAGGCGCCGCAGCACAAGACTTCCGTGTCTTTGCCAGTTTATTCAAAAAGAACACACATATTTCCGCGCAGACAATTCGCAAAGGCGAGAAAGACTTCGAGTCCCATGGCACACAACTCCAGGCCGACACCCTCGAGCAGAGTAGAGCTGCTATGCAGGAGGTTCTGAGTTATACTCGCATTCACAGTGGCGCCAATCTTGTACGTGGTTGGTATTTCCCAAGTTGGTGGGCGGACtatgaggagggtgaggaatGGCAGGATTCAAAAGCGGAagatgggaagaaggaaaggaagCCTTTTGGGCACATCAGGGACAGAGTTGTGATTTTGGAGGGGTCCAGCACGTCTACGCAGAACCTGGGGAGGGCAGTGACGGGACAGGCGAAGGATAGGccagggagggggagggattggTTGCTTCCCGAGGAAGCGCTCTATCTGGTAGAGAGAGGGTCCTTGGATCTGTGGTGGCCCACAAAAGAGTTTGGTGAGATtttccctccacctcctgccGCCCCTGTCGAAAGGGAAGCTCCCCAACCCGAGAACACCGATGTCGACCCATCAACCCAACCGACGGGCGCCAGCGAAGACAAAGAAGACGAATACGCCGACGgcttccccctctccctccaagcAGCCTacgccctcctcatcggcCTGGACGGCACCCGCGGGAAGATCTCGCTCCAAAAATTTCAGGTCTACTCCAATCTCAAACGCTGCGGCTACAACGTTCTCCGCGCTCCTCCTAACCCTCCTAACCCGAATCAGTCCTCCTACCGTCTCAACATTACAATCAAAaacttcttttcctccctcctcccctctttcaccccatcaccgcccaaaTCCGGTCCCTTGCTCAAACCAGGCCTCTATCGCTCCTACAACCAAATCTTTTCTCAACTCTCCCTCATCGAAAGGcacatcccctcccccgtcctccctcttcctctcccatcgATAGCACCATATGAGATTCACTTTCTGGTGTGGAAGTCCTCCCAAAAATGGACAAAACTGAGGCATCCAAGCCCGGACTTTTATCTGAGTGTGGTGGATGCTCAGGAGAGCGAGGTGCcgcagatggaggagatACTTGGGCTGTTGGAGCAGACGCCTTGGGCGCCGCCGaagagggagtgggaggggaatCATGGGAGGTTGTATGCTAGGTTGAAGAATGGGTGGAGGAATGttttgatggcggtggtggatcaTGGGGTTATTAATTATATGAggtggggagaaggggggtttgggcAGGAGAGGATTTATGAGAGGTTTGATGGGAGGAATGGGAGTTATAGGGGTGGGaagagagggtgggggaATCAAggacggggtgggaggggtgggagaggtggtgggagaggaagggggagggggagggggagggggggatag
- the CYP10 gene encoding Peptidyl-prolyl cis-trans isomerase cyp10 (COG:O; EggNog:ENOG503P1VH), with protein MSVTLHTTLGDLKIEVFCEAVPKTAENFLALCASNYYINSPFHRIIPSFMFQTGAPAVPSPPDNPKGGRSIYGITFEDEIRPTLKHHERGVVSMANKGPNTNGSQFFICFAPAPHLDGLNTVFGKLIGDESLATLAKIEQLEVDKKGRPVKKDGEETPRIERVTLHANPLAK; from the exons ATGTCAGTAACGCTCCACACGACTCTTGGGGACCTCAAAATTGAGGTGTTTTGCGAGGCCGTCCCCAAGACTGCAGAG aacttcctcgccctctgcgCCTCGAATTATTACATCAACTCTCCCTTCCACCGAATAATTCCGTCCTTCATGTTCCAGACCGGCGCGCCCGCTGTTCCATCACCTCCAGATAACCCGAAGGGCGGCCGATCGATATACGGGATAACCTTCGAAGACGAGATCCGACCAACACTTAAACACCACGAAAGAGGAGTCGTGAGTATGGCGAATAAAGGGCCTAACACCAACGGCAGTCAATTCTTCATATGTTTCGCCCCCGCGCCACATTTGGACGGGTTGAACACGGTGTTTGGGAAGCTGATTGGAGACGAGAGTCTGGCTACCTTGGCCAAGATTGAACAgctggaggtggacaagAAGGGCAGACCGGTCAAGAAGGACGGAGAAGAGACACCGAGGATTGAGAGAGTAACGTTACATGCGAACCCACTGGCCAAGTGA